A single genomic interval of Pyrus communis chromosome 7, drPyrComm1.1, whole genome shotgun sequence harbors:
- the LOC137739850 gene encoding probable inactive ATP-dependent zinc metalloprotease FTSHI 3, chloroplastic, whose amino-acid sequence MASCFSVVSNTGFLSVPNKLEFNGGKSKSLGRYRGFYCSSFGFRSAGFHKFRNFQHGLFWNNELRPLMNGNNGVWLEGLNNCCNSRHKLCCYNKIEPLTNANSANKQIHLGKKGDTKLRSLRRRFSLRLRPRLRWLAMRVKRVTIQSVLNGVRTFLRKNIRRVTLVSLVSVILGLTYLFLKLTAVPSPKMVPYSELVTSLRNESVTKVLLEEGSRRIYYNTNSRIDGDTQLSEGELPSVQSENVADKVTSDDGSRSSQALNTNVLRNLSATQASTPDWQYLTRKVDHDEKFLLSLMREKGITYSSAPQSVLMSMRTTLITIISLWIPLMPLMWLLYRQLSAANSPARKQRPDKQLVGFEDVEGVDAAKLELMEIVLCLQGAINYNKLGAKLPRGVLLVGPPGTGKTLLARAVAGEAGVPFFSVSASEFVEMFVGRGAARIRDLFNMARKHSPSIIFIDELDAVGTKRGRSFNDERDQTLNQLLTEMDGFESDSKVIVVAATNRPEVLDSALCRPGRFSRKIVVGEPDEEGRRKILAVHLRGVPLEEDTNLICDLIASLTPGFVGADLANIINEAALLAARRGGETVAREDVMEAIERAKFGINDKQLRPSTLSKELGKMFPWMPSLMGKNTRQDGVQGPLGYQTLS is encoded by the exons GAAACTTTCAACATGGGTTGTTTTGGAACAATGAGCTTAGGCCACTGATGAATGgaaacaatggagtttggttaGAGGGATTGAATAATTGTTGTAATTCTAGACATAAGTTGTGTTGTTACAATAAAATTGAGCCATTGACAAATGCGAATAGCGCGAATAAGCAGATCCATTTGGGAAAGAAAGGAGACACTAAGTTGAGATCTTTGAGGAGGCGATTTTCTTTGAGATTACGCCCGAGGTTGCGGTGGTTGGCTATGAGAGTGAAAAGAGTTACAATTCAGTCAGTGTTGAATGGTGTTCGGACCTTCTTGCGAAAGAACATAAGACGAGTGACGCTTGTTTCTTTGGTTTCTGTAATATTGGGGCTGACCTATCTGTTTCTGAAGTTAACAGCTGTGCCCTCTCCAAAAATGGTTCCATATTCAGAATTGGTAACAAGCCTGAGAAATGAGTCTGTTACGAAAGTTCTACTTGAAGAGGGGTCTCGTCGAATATATTATAACACAAACTCTCGCATCGATGGGGATACTCAATTGTCTGAAGGAGAATTACCAAGCGTCCAAAGTGAGAATGTGGCCGATAAAGTTACAAGTGATGATGGTTCTCGATCTAGTCAAGCACTGAATACGAATGTATTGAGAAATTTATCAGCGACTCAAGCTTCAACCCCTGACTGGCAGTATTTGACTAGAAAAGTAGATCATGATGAGAAATTTTTACTTAGTTtgatgagagagaaaggaatTACATATAGCTCGGCTCCGCAATCAGTTTTGATGTCAATGAGGACTACTTTGATAACTATAATATCTCTGTGGATTCCTTTGATGCCATTGATGTGGCTTCTTTATCGTCAACTTTCAGCTGCTAATAGCCCAGCTAGAAAGCAGCGACCTGATAAGCAGTTGGTTGGATTTGAGGATGTTGAGGGAGTTGATGCTGCAAAATTGGAGCTTATGGAG ATAGTTTTATGCTTGCAAGGAGCTATTAACTACAACAAACTAGGAGCAAAGTTACCCAGAGGTGTATTGCTGGTGGGTCCTCCAGGAACGGGGAAAACATTACTTGCCCGTGCAGTGGCTGGAGAAGCAGGTGTACCATTTTTCAGTGTTTCTGCCAGTGAATTTGTGGAGATGTTTGTTGGAAGAGGGGCAGCTCGCATTAGAGATCTTTTTAATATGGCAAGGAAGCATTCACCTTCAATTATATTCATTGATGAGCTTGATGCAGTTGGAACGAAACGTGGCAGAAGTTTCAATGATGAGCGTGACCAAACATTGAATCAG TTGCTGACGGAAATGGATGGATTTGAGTCAGACTCGAAGGTGATTGTTGTTGCTGCAACAAACAGGCCTGAAGTATTGGATTCTGCCCTTTGTAGGCCAGGCCGCTTCTCAAGAAAAATAGTTGTAGGAGAACCAGATgaagaaggaaggagaaagataTTGGCTGTACATTTGAGAGGAGTTCCTTTGGAGGAAGACACTAATCTTATTTGCGATCTCATTGCTTCACTGACACCAGGTTTTGTAGGTGCTGATCTTGCAAACATCATCAATGAAGCTGCTTTACTTGCTGCTCGTAGGG GTGGTGAAACTGTGGCCAGGGAAGATGTAATGGAAGCAATTGAAAGAGCAAAGTTTGGAATTAATGATAAGCAACTTAGGCCGAGTACACTAAGCAAGGAGCTCGGGAAAATGTTCCCATGGATGCCTTCTCTGATGGGAAAGAACACAAGACAAGATGGAGTGCAAGGGCCACTAGGATATCAAACTCTGAGCTGA